A window of Cytobacillus sp. FSL H8-0458 genomic DNA:
ATCAGCATGTTCTGCTGGAATATCATGCTTTTATTCTTCGCAAAGTATAAAGCGGTTTACTCCCTGGCAGCTGCTTTTATCATAGGGCTTGCTGTCGGATATGCTGATTGGATTTCAAACTATCTAAGTTTATCAAGGACGTTTGTGTTCTTCCCTTTATTTTTATTGGGATACTTTTTAAAGAAAGAGCATTTATATGCTCTTTTCCAGCCGAAGTTCAGAATTAGTGCATTTGCTATTTTTTCTGTAGTCTTTATCGGCTTTTATCTTTACCCTGAAGTGGATTACAAATGGCTGCTTGGATCGAAGCCATATACTGAAATGGGGGCAGCTTCCATTGGGGCAGTCTTTACGAGATTGGGCTTTTATATCCTAAGCTTAATTATGGTATTTAGCTTCTTTGCTTTTGTGCCGCGCAAACAATATTTCTTTACTAATTTAGGAAAGAATACACTTTATGTATATCTGCTCCACGGGTTCTTTGTTCGGGTATTCAGAGAAAGTGAGGTACAGGGCTTTTTCACTAAACCGGAAAATTTCCTGCTGCTTGCCGGTATATCGCTGCTGCTGACCTTGCTTCTCTCAAGCAAACTGATTACTTCATTTGCACAGCCAATCATTGAACTGAAAACATCACAGCTTAAAAAGCTGAAAGATAGATCAAAGGCATATGCAAGATTTTATCGTAAAAAACTTACTAGTTAGATCAGAAGCCGGTCATGTATTAATGGCCGGTTTTTACTGTTAGGCATAACCATTGACCATTTTTGATTATGCGGTTATAATAAGTAACTGTGTTCTATTATTTGTCTCAGCAGCTCAGCTAAGCGTAAACTTCACTGAAATACATCCCTGTAGCTTTGTTTCGACGCATTTGCTTCTTGTATAGGCTTGCAGAGGAAGAAACAGGATATGCCAATCATATTTGTATTGCAAACAATTTAATTATGCCATCATGTCTCAGTAGCTCAGCTGGATAGAGCGACAGCCTCCTAAGCTGTAGGTCGTGAGTTCGAATCTCGCCTGGGACGCTACAAAAAAAACGCCAACAAAATTTTGGCGTTTTTTCTTGTTCTTATGATGCCAGGTGCCCACGCATTATATATCATCTATAACAATATACGCAGCCTTAACAGGCCCGTGCACTCCCACAACGAGGTTCATCTCAATATCTGCTGAATTGCTTGGTCCGGTTATGAAATTAATGCATGAAGGAGCCAGCTCCCCTGAGCGAACTCTTTCCCTGATGATCCTTGCAGCCTGTGTCATACGCGGGACAAGAGTGCTTTTCGGAATAAGAATGATGGAAGCTGCAGGCAGAAAACTGATTGACCTTCCATGGTCTCTGCTGCTGAACAGGACTGCTGTTCCAGATTCAGCCAGAGTAATTTCACTGACTGTGATGCCAATATTAGCTCGTTCTGCGTAATCAATATTACTTTTTCCGGCAGAATAATCCCATTCATAAACTTCCACATTCTCTTTTGGCCAAATCTCCTCAAATAGCTGCGTGAGACCAAACTGTCTATAACGGTCATCCTTCCAGGTCACAACTGGACCGCCTCCATACTGGGCTGCAATCTCTTTAAGGGTATCCGGCAAATCGGCGGCTTTTGTTACAAGAAGGTCAGTGTGTATTTTCGTGCACTGTGTTTTTAAAGCTTCAAGAAGTTCATTTGCATCTGCTTCTTTAAAGATGGAATCCTGAGGATTATAACTCCACTTTGGCCTTTCAACTCCAGAAATTCTCTTTTCCCTGCCTAGTCTGCCTGCAATTTTATTTAAAAAAGCGTCCCGATTCTGAATAGTTCCGTTCACTGCTGTCCGCCTCCTTTTGGCCGGTTTTTGAACCAATCACGAAATCTTTCTTTATTAGGAGCTGGAAAATCCCTGATTTCTGTCCAGGCCTTTAAAGGCCCGGGTCCATTGGTAATTTTGTCGCCTGCTGTAAAAGGATTCATGGCTGCCGGTGCCAGCTTAGACCCCAGTTTATAAAGGGACGGTGAAGCTGCCCCCAGTCCAAAAGCCTTCATGGCCATCTTTTCTGATATTGGAGCCCTTCCTTCTTTTTCGACAATTACCTGCCGGTGTTTGTGAAGCAGGTCGTGCAGAGGGATTTTGACTGGACAAGCTTCTGTACAGGCTCCGCAAAGGGTGGATGCATATGGCAATTCCTTATAATCATCATAGCCGCCTAAAAGGGGTGACAGAACCGCTCCGATCGGGCCTGAATAAATCGATCCGTAGGAATGCCCTCCAACATGCCTGTATACGGGACAAACATTCACACATGCAGCGCAGCGGATACATTGAAGAATGGATTGAAACTCCCCTCCTAAAATCGATGAGCGGCCATTGTCCACAATGACGAGGTGGAATTCCTCGGGGCCATCAACATCAAGTTCTTCTTTTGGACCAGTCAAAACAGTTATATAACTCGTTAGCTTTTGTCCAACCGCGCTCCTAGTCAGCATGCTGACTAGCACTTCCATTTCCTCGTAAGTAGGGACCAGCCTTTCCATGCCCATTACCGTAATTTGTGTCTTGGGCAAAGCAGTGACAAGATCTGCATTGCCTTCATTAGTCACTAATGTGATTGAACCGGTTTCAGCCACAGCGAAGTTGCAGCCCGTAATGCCAACATCGGCGGTTAAGTATTCGTGTCGAAGCATTTCTCTCGCATGCCATGCAAGCTCTTCCGGCTTTTCTGTGTTCTGATAGCTTAGTTTTTCTGTAAATACATCCCGAATCTGCTCTTTATTCTTATGAAGGGCAGGCGCCACAATATGTGATGGCGGGTCATGGTCGTCCACCTGAAGAATGTATTCCCCCAAATCTGTTTCAATGACC
This region includes:
- a CDS encoding acyltransferase family protein, whose translation is MKQRDFYFDNAKFILIFFVVFGHLLRSFIEDNETIYTVYKVIYTFHMPAFILVSGFFAKGFYKKGYIKKIAKKLILPYIIFQVIYSVFYYFLYNKGTFELDPFNPHWSLWFLISMFCWNIMLLFFAKYKAVYSLAAAFIIGLAVGYADWISNYLSLSRTFVFFPLFLLGYFLKKEHLYALFQPKFRISAFAIFSVVFIGFYLYPEVDYKWLLGSKPYTEMGAASIGAVFTRLGFYILSLIMVFSFFAFVPRKQYFFTNLGKNTLYVYLLHGFFVRVFRESEVQGFFTKPENFLLLAGISLLLTLLLSSKLITSFAQPIIELKTSQLKKLKDRSKAYARFYRKKLTS
- a CDS encoding LutC/YkgG family protein; this encodes MNGTIQNRDAFLNKIAGRLGREKRISGVERPKWSYNPQDSIFKEADANELLEALKTQCTKIHTDLLVTKAADLPDTLKEIAAQYGGGPVVTWKDDRYRQFGLTQLFEEIWPKENVEVYEWDYSAGKSNIDYAERANIGITVSEITLAESGTAVLFSSRDHGRSISFLPAASIILIPKSTLVPRMTQAARIIRERVRSGELAPSCINFITGPSNSADIEMNLVVGVHGPVKAAYIVIDDI
- a CDS encoding LutB/LldF family L-lactate oxidation iron-sulfur protein — its product is MAMKIGTNDFKDRVDSGISNSFMRGAVSGAQERLQTRRLDAAAELGNWEEWRSLSEEIRQHVLENLDFYLYQLSENVAKRGGHVYFAETAEEASAYIREVIEKKNARKVVKSKSMVTEEIHLNASLEEAGCQVIETDLGEYILQVDDHDPPSHIVAPALHKNKEQIRDVFTEKLSYQNTEKPEELAWHAREMLRHEYLTADVGITGCNFAVAETGSITLVTNEGNADLVTALPKTQITVMGMERLVPTYEEMEVLVSMLTRSAVGQKLTSYITVLTGPKEELDVDGPEEFHLVIVDNGRSSILGGEFQSILQCIRCAACVNVCPVYRHVGGHSYGSIYSGPIGAVLSPLLGGYDDYKELPYASTLCGACTEACPVKIPLHDLLHKHRQVIVEKEGRAPISEKMAMKAFGLGAASPSLYKLGSKLAPAAMNPFTAGDKITNGPGPLKAWTEIRDFPAPNKERFRDWFKNRPKGGGQQ